The following proteins come from a genomic window of Oncorhynchus kisutch isolate 150728-3 unplaced genomic scaffold, Okis_V2 Okis06b-Okis10b_hom, whole genome shotgun sequence:
- the mfsd13al gene encoding transmembrane protein 180-like gives MKPPPGMTVEKPAAGVRTFGGLNILGHLASLGAHPAAVAYSMTTLGAGMMNSIFSFYYVKLFLNKYKISEGAFHQSQVVYMVWNAVNDPLFGYLQDNSRIPCCSQRRLSILYGAPFYAIAFLLAWFPWREYAPGDWMSGVHLMVALCAFDGMLTFVLLAQCALFAEISGHHKSRLRLIKYNQVASLIGSSSVLFCGLLSQNMDDFPSFQGFTVLVAVLACGCMIYTGLHSESRFDTKGSAPRSNYQGSGQSTLSFSLVISMTLQILTNRDFQLFVLMNFFQVFMVAFCNNFTMIFAEHLIPPNVLPSLAKSFMYGAGFICPQLVVLSSQSLLHSLGYYKIILLTFYVEAGMAAVMLVLGPHHYYILAFFLTANMVLVQAAFSLFNLPLADIIDSDLQRHKRSSPLSSMVFGTNALFTKPAQSLAPMLVVSILNQFGYENLKDAGRDANPSDLEALHTTMFYLVCVVPMCIAALQVFAWKPFSIRNSHTVDTMYIDG, from the exons ATGAAACCACCACCAGGCATGACCGTGGAGAAACCAGCCGCAGGTGTTCGCACCTTCGGCGGCCTGAACATCCTAGGTCACCTGGCGAGTCTGGGGGCTCACCCCGCCGCCGTGGCTTACTCCATGACCACCCTGGGAGCAGGCATGATGAACAGCATATTCAGCTTCTACTATGTCAAGCTGTTCCTCAACAAGTACAAGATATCAGAAGGAGCTTTCCATCAGTCACAA GTGGTGTACATGGTGTGGAACGCAGTGAACGACCCTCTGTTCGGCTACCTGCAGGATAACTCCCGCATACCGTGCTGCTCTCAACGTCGTCTCTCCATCCTGTATGGTGCTCCCTTCTACGCAATCGCCTTTCTGCTCGCCTGGTTTCCATGGCGAGAGTACGCCCCTGGCGACTGGATGAGCGGCGTCCACCTGATGGTGGCATTGTGTGCGTTCGACGGGATGCTGACGTTTGTGTTGCTGGCGCAGTGCGCCCTCTTTGCAGAGATATCAGGCCACCACAAGAGCAGGCTGAGACTCATCAAATACAACCAG gtgGCATCACTTATAGGTTCCTCCAGTGTTCTATTCTGCGGCCTCCTCTCCCAGAACATGGATGACTTCCCATCCTTCCAGGGCTTCACTGTCCTGGTGGCCGTTCTGGCTTGTGGCTGCATGATCTACACAGGCCTACACAGCGAGAGCCGCTTTGACACCAAAGGGTCAGCACCGAGGTCAAACTACCAAGGTTCTGGCCAATCAACTCTTTCCTTCTCCTTGGTGATCTCTATGACCTTGCAGATCCTGACCAATAGGGACTTCCAGCTCTTTGTGCTCATGAACTTCTTTCAG GTCTTCATGGTGGCATTCTGTAATAACTTCACTATGATCTTCGCCGAGCATCTGATACCCCCCAACGTGCTTCCGTCACTGGCCAAGAGCTTCATGTATGGAGCTGGCTTCATCTGTCCTCAG TTGGTTGTGCTGAGCAGTCAGAGCCTGCTCCACAGCCTAGGCTACTACAAGATCATCCTGCTCACCTTCTACGTGGAGGCTGGCATGGCTGCCGTCATGCTGGTGCTGGGGCCACATCACTACTACATCCTGGCATTCTTCCTGACCGCTAACAT GGTCCTTGTCCAGGCAGCCTTCAGTCTGTTTAATCTGCCTCTGGCTGACATTATCGACTCAGACCTTCAGAGACACAAGCGCAG ctcccccctctcctccatggtGTTTGGGACCAATGCTCTGTTCACTAAACCAGCCCAGTCTCTGGCTCCTATGCTGGTGGTCTCCATCCTAAACCAGTTTGGCTATGAGAACCTGAAGGACGCTGGGAGGGATGCAAACCCCAG